One segment of Streptomyces bathyalis DNA contains the following:
- a CDS encoding thymidine phosphorylase — protein sequence MDVISVIRKKRDRGRLTPEQIDWVIDAYTRGEVADEQMAALAMAILLNGMSRPEIARWTGAMIESGERMDFSGLRRPTADKHSTGGVGDKITLPLAPLVAACGAAVPQLSGRGLGHSGGTLDKLESIPGWRASLSNEEMLRVLEDAGAVVCAAGAGLAPADRKLYSLRDVTGTVESIPLIASSIMSKKIAEGTGSLVLDVKTGSGAFMKTLDDARELASTMVELGNDHGLRTRALITDMDTPLGATVGNALEVRESVEVLAGGGPADVVELTLALAREMLAAAGLPDADPAKALADGSAMDHWRRMISAQGGDPDATLPSAREKQPVMVPSSGILTRLDAYAVGLAAWRLGAGRARKEDPVQAGAGIELHAKPGDPVTAGRPLMTLHSDTPEKFQYALEALAGSYDIAPEGTEFAVTPIVLERVGE from the coding sequence ATGGACGTCATCTCCGTCATCCGTAAGAAGCGCGACCGGGGCAGGCTCACCCCCGAGCAGATCGACTGGGTGATCGACGCCTACACGCGCGGCGAGGTCGCCGACGAGCAGATGGCGGCGCTGGCGATGGCGATCCTGCTCAACGGCATGTCGCGCCCTGAGATCGCGCGCTGGACCGGGGCGATGATCGAGTCCGGCGAGCGGATGGACTTCTCCGGCCTGCGGCGGCCCACCGCCGACAAGCACTCCACGGGCGGCGTCGGCGACAAGATCACGCTGCCGCTGGCCCCCCTGGTCGCGGCCTGCGGTGCGGCGGTGCCGCAGCTTTCGGGCCGCGGACTCGGCCACTCCGGGGGCACCCTCGACAAGCTGGAGTCGATCCCCGGCTGGCGGGCCTCGCTGAGCAACGAGGAGATGCTCCGCGTCCTGGAAGATGCCGGGGCGGTCGTCTGCGCGGCCGGCGCGGGCCTGGCCCCCGCGGACAGGAAGCTGTACTCGCTGCGCGACGTCACCGGCACCGTGGAGTCGATCCCGCTGATCGCCAGCTCCATCATGAGCAAGAAGATCGCCGAGGGCACCGGTTCGCTGGTGCTCGATGTGAAGACCGGCTCCGGCGCCTTCATGAAGACGCTGGACGACGCGCGTGAACTGGCATCCACCATGGTCGAGTTGGGGAACGACCACGGCCTGCGGACCCGGGCGCTGATCACCGACATGGACACCCCGCTGGGCGCCACCGTCGGCAACGCCCTCGAAGTGCGCGAATCCGTGGAGGTGCTGGCGGGCGGCGGCCCCGCCGACGTGGTCGAACTCACCCTCGCCCTGGCCCGCGAGATGCTCGCAGCCGCCGGTCTGCCCGACGCGGACCCGGCGAAGGCGCTCGCCGACGGCAGCGCCATGGACCACTGGCGCCGCATGATCTCCGCGCAGGGCGGCGACCCGGACGCGACCCTCCCCTCGGCACGCGAGAAGCAGCCCGTCATGGTGCCGTCGTCCGGGATCCTCACGCGGCTCGACGCCTACGCCGTGGGCCTCGCCGCCTGGCGTCTGGGCGCCGGCCGCGCCCGCAAGGAGGACCCCGTGCAGGCGGGCGCGGGCATCGAGCTCCACGCCAAGCCGGGCGACCCGGTCACGGCCGGCCGGCCGCTGATGACCCTGCACTCGGACACCCCGGAGAAGTTCCAGTACGCGCTGGAGGCCCTGGCGGGTTCGTACGACATCGCCCCGGAGGGCACCGAGTTCGCGGTCACGCCGATCGTGCTGGAGCGCGTGGGGGAGTGA
- a CDS encoding cytidine deaminase — MTTAPVGSADVDWAGLRETAREAMTRAYAPYSGFPVGAAALADDGRTVSGCNVENAAFGMALCAECGLVSSLIASGGGRLTAFTCVDKHGDLLMPCGRCRQLLWEHGGPQLLMETAGGIRTLADLLPDAFGPADLKR, encoded by the coding sequence ATGACGACCGCCCCGGTCGGCTCCGCGGATGTCGACTGGGCGGGGCTGCGGGAAACGGCCCGGGAGGCGATGACCCGGGCCTACGCCCCCTATTCGGGGTTCCCCGTCGGCGCGGCGGCACTGGCCGACGACGGCCGCACCGTGTCCGGCTGCAACGTGGAGAACGCGGCCTTCGGCATGGCGCTGTGCGCCGAGTGCGGCCTGGTCTCCTCGCTGATCGCCTCGGGCGGGGGTCGGCTCACCGCGTTCACCTGCGTCGACAAGCACGGTGATCTGCTGATGCCGTGCGGGCGCTGCCGTCAGCTGCTGTGGGAACACGGGGGACCGCAGCTGCTGATGGAGACCGCGGGCGGCATCCGCACACTGGCCGACCTGCTGCCGGACGCGTTCGGTCCGGCGGATCTGAAACGCTGA
- a CDS encoding ABC transporter permease translates to MSTNITAKAGGNGTGTHGESGANGKGNGNGKRPGGGNGTSAARRPDGARRKLSYPVVLLIIAGALVALSLLRIITGSDQVTSSGQYSSALAAAVPIGLAGLGGLWSERAGVINIGLEGMMMLGTFAAGWIGWQQGPWMAALAGIVGGALGGLVHAIATVTFGVDHIVSGVAVNILALGVVQFLAKLWFGAEGSAAADAGGNDKQSPPMEDMPTFTVPGLADGLQAVEKHHWFLVSDLAGILGSFVSNVSWLTVLAVALFAGSFFALWRSSFGLRLRSCGESPIAAETLGVNVLRYKYAAVTVSGALAGLGGAFLAIGVHIYQDQQTGGRGYIGLATMIFGNWRPGGVAMGAGLFGFMDALQLRAGGPTVHALLLLVAVMLAALALWKLRKGGMVQAAISGVIAVGLLVWYLMTDTVPLEFVEMSPYITTLLVLSLAAQRLRPPKAIGKSYRRGQGT, encoded by the coding sequence GTGAGCACGAACATCACTGCCAAGGCCGGCGGGAACGGCACCGGAACCCACGGTGAGAGCGGCGCGAACGGCAAGGGCAACGGCAACGGGAAGAGGCCCGGTGGCGGCAACGGCACCTCCGCCGCCCGCAGGCCGGACGGCGCACGCCGCAAGCTCTCGTACCCCGTCGTCCTGCTGATCATCGCCGGGGCACTCGTCGCCCTCTCGCTGCTGCGCATCATCACCGGCTCGGACCAGGTCACCTCCAGCGGCCAGTACTCCAGTGCGCTCGCCGCGGCCGTCCCCATCGGCCTCGCGGGGCTGGGCGGTCTGTGGTCGGAGCGTGCGGGCGTCATCAACATCGGCCTCGAAGGCATGATGATGCTCGGGACCTTCGCCGCCGGCTGGATCGGCTGGCAGCAGGGGCCCTGGATGGCGGCGCTGGCCGGCATCGTGGGCGGCGCGCTCGGCGGCCTGGTCCATGCGATCGCCACCGTCACCTTCGGCGTCGACCACATCGTCTCCGGTGTCGCCGTGAACATCCTGGCGCTCGGCGTCGTGCAGTTCCTCGCCAAGCTGTGGTTCGGCGCGGAGGGCAGCGCCGCCGCCGACGCGGGCGGCAACGACAAGCAGTCGCCGCCGATGGAGGACATGCCGACGTTCACGGTGCCGGGACTCGCCGACGGCTTGCAGGCCGTCGAGAAACACCACTGGTTCCTCGTCTCCGACCTCGCGGGCATCCTCGGCTCGTTCGTCAGCAACGTCTCCTGGCTGACCGTGCTCGCCGTCGCGCTCTTCGCCGGGAGCTTCTTCGCGCTGTGGCGCTCCTCGTTCGGGCTGCGGCTGCGCTCGTGCGGTGAGAGCCCCATCGCCGCCGAGACCCTCGGTGTCAACGTGCTCAGGTACAAGTACGCGGCGGTCACCGTCTCCGGCGCGCTCGCCGGGCTCGGCGGTGCGTTCCTCGCGATCGGCGTGCACATCTACCAGGACCAGCAGACCGGCGGCCGCGGCTACATCGGCCTCGCCACCATGATCTTCGGCAACTGGCGTCCGGGAGGCGTCGCCATGGGCGCCGGCCTCTTCGGCTTCATGGACGCGCTCCAGCTGCGCGCCGGCGGCCCGACGGTGCATGCGCTGCTGCTCCTCGTCGCCGTGATGCTCGCGGCGCTCGCGCTGTGGAAGCTGCGCAAGGGAGGCATGGTGCAGGCCGCGATCAGTGGCGTGATCGCTGTGGGTCTGCTGGTGTGGTATCTGATGACGGACACCGTCCCCCTGGAGTTCGTCGAGATGAGCCCGTACATCACCACCCTTCTGGTGCTCTCGCTCGCCGCGCAGCGGCTGCGTCCACCCAAGGCCATCGGCAAGTCCTACCGCCGGGGGCAAGGCACATGA
- a CDS encoding ABC transporter permease codes for MKKLDKERLILALAAPLLAIVAALVITSGVILTTGKDPFYAFYVMIDFGSKSDSQVWIINKAIPYYLSAVAVAIGFRMNLFNIGVDGQYRIAAFFAAVVGGSLTLPGILQIPIVIIVAMVVGGLWSSIAGLLKITRGIHEVVTTIMLNFIAASTIGFFLQDGRLAEKDGNLFHTPDIPASSHFFTIPTDPDPIYGTVVVAVLVGLAYWFVLGRTRFGFDLRAVGRSESAASASGVSVKRMVVTSMVLSGIVAGLVGMPTLLNASYNYGTDFPAGIGFTGIAIALLGRNHPVGMALGALLWGFLERTGTQLEFEEYAQEIVGVMQGVIVLCVVIAYEVVRRYGLSRQQRQVGEQLAAQARKSEKKKAEVSA; via the coding sequence GTGAAGAAGCTCGACAAGGAGCGGCTGATCCTGGCGCTCGCCGCCCCGCTGCTCGCCATCGTCGCGGCGCTCGTGATCACTTCCGGCGTCATCCTGACGACCGGCAAGGACCCGTTCTACGCGTTCTACGTGATGATCGACTTCGGCTCGAAGAGCGACAGCCAGGTCTGGATCATCAACAAGGCGATCCCGTACTACCTTTCAGCCGTAGCCGTCGCGATCGGCTTCCGGATGAACCTCTTCAACATCGGCGTCGACGGCCAGTACCGCATCGCGGCCTTCTTCGCCGCGGTCGTCGGCGGCTCGCTGACGCTCCCCGGAATCCTCCAGATCCCGATCGTCATCATCGTCGCGATGGTGGTCGGCGGGCTCTGGTCCAGCATCGCGGGGCTGTTGAAGATCACTCGGGGTATCCACGAGGTCGTCACCACGATCATGCTGAACTTCATCGCCGCCTCCACCATCGGCTTCTTCCTCCAGGACGGCAGGCTCGCGGAGAAGGACGGCAACCTCTTCCACACCCCTGACATCCCGGCATCCAGCCACTTCTTTACCATCCCGACCGACCCGGACCCGATCTACGGCACGGTCGTCGTCGCCGTACTCGTCGGCCTCGCTTACTGGTTCGTTCTCGGCCGCACACGGTTCGGCTTCGACCTGCGCGCGGTGGGCCGTTCCGAATCCGCGGCCTCCGCGAGCGGCGTGAGCGTCAAGCGGATGGTGGTCACCTCGATGGTGCTCTCGGGCATCGTCGCCGGCCTGGTCGGCATGCCGACGCTGCTCAACGCCTCGTACAACTACGGCACCGACTTCCCCGCGGGCATCGGGTTCACGGGCATCGCGATCGCCCTGCTGGGACGCAACCACCCGGTGGGCATGGCGCTCGGCGCCCTGCTGTGGGGCTTCCTCGAACGCACGGGCACGCAGCTGGAGTTCGAGGAGTACGCCCAGGAGATCGTCGGCGTGATGCAGGGCGTCATCGTCCTGTGCGTCGTCATCGCCTACGAGGTCGTACGCCGCTACGGGCTCAGCAGGCAGCAACGTCAGGTCGGCGAGCAGCTGGCCGCCCAGGCCCGTAAGAGCGAGAAGAAGAAGGCGGAGGTGTCCGCGTGA
- a CDS encoding ABC transporter ATP-binding protein gives MRGITKRFPGVVANHDIDFTVRRGTVHALVGENGAGKSTLMKILYGMQKPDEGTIAVDGEQVSFATPGDAIERGIGMVHQHFMLADNLTVLENTVLGAEGLHGIGTRARQKIKELSDAYRLGIRPDVLVEDLGVADRQRVEILKVLYRGARTLILDEPTAVLVPQEVDALFENLRELKAEGLTVLFISHKLGEVLSVADDITVVRRGTTVASVKPEQTTPKQLAELMVGSELPSPETRESTVTTASMLTVDGLRLCADDADGPVREVLDDITFTIHKGEVLGVAGVEGNGQAELVEAVMGMRALDAGTVTLDGKDVTARSTRERREGGIGYIPEDRHRHGLLLEGTLWENRMLGHVTEAPNSKGQLLDIAGARADTARIVADYDVRTPGIEVTAASLSGGNQQKLIVGREMSHHPKLLIAAHPTRGVDVGAQAQIWDQIREARREGLAVLLISADLDELIGLSDTLRVMYRGRLVADADPATITPEELGSAMTGAASGHLEGSDDGDVQDSVQDAVPGQREGGAER, from the coding sequence CTGCGCGGCATCACCAAGCGGTTCCCGGGCGTCGTGGCCAATCACGACATCGACTTCACCGTCCGCCGTGGCACGGTGCATGCCCTCGTCGGTGAGAACGGCGCCGGCAAGTCGACCCTGATGAAGATCCTCTACGGCATGCAGAAGCCGGACGAGGGCACCATCGCCGTCGACGGCGAACAGGTCTCGTTCGCGACCCCCGGCGACGCCATCGAGCGCGGAATCGGCATGGTGCACCAGCACTTCATGCTGGCCGACAACCTCACGGTGCTCGAGAACACCGTGCTGGGCGCCGAGGGCCTGCACGGGATCGGCACCCGCGCCCGTCAGAAGATCAAGGAGCTGTCGGACGCGTACCGGCTGGGCATCCGCCCCGACGTGCTCGTCGAGGACCTGGGCGTCGCCGACCGGCAGCGCGTGGAGATCCTCAAGGTCCTCTACCGCGGTGCGCGGACCCTGATCCTCGACGAGCCCACGGCGGTGCTCGTCCCGCAGGAGGTCGACGCTCTCTTCGAGAACCTGCGGGAGCTGAAGGCCGAGGGCCTCACGGTGCTGTTCATCTCGCACAAGCTGGGAGAGGTGCTCTCCGTCGCCGACGACATCACGGTCGTCAGGCGCGGCACGACCGTCGCGTCCGTGAAGCCGGAGCAGACAACGCCGAAGCAGCTCGCCGAGCTGATGGTGGGCAGCGAACTGCCCTCGCCCGAGACCCGCGAGTCGACGGTGACGACCGCGTCGATGCTGACGGTCGACGGGCTGCGGCTGTGCGCTGACGACGCCGACGGTCCGGTGCGTGAGGTGCTGGACGACATCACGTTCACCATCCACAAGGGCGAAGTCCTGGGCGTCGCGGGCGTCGAGGGCAACGGCCAGGCCGAACTCGTCGAAGCCGTCATGGGCATGCGCGCGCTCGACGCCGGCACCGTCACCCTCGACGGCAAGGACGTCACGGCGCGCTCCACGCGTGAGCGGCGCGAGGGCGGCATCGGCTACATCCCCGAGGACCGGCACCGGCACGGACTGCTCCTGGAGGGCACCCTCTGGGAGAACCGCATGCTCGGGCACGTCACCGAAGCGCCCAACAGCAAGGGCCAGTTGCTCGACATCGCGGGGGCGAGGGCGGACACCGCCCGCATCGTCGCCGACTACGACGTCCGCACGCCGGGCATCGAGGTCACCGCGGCCTCGCTCTCCGGCGGCAACCAGCAGAAGCTGATCGTCGGGCGGGAGATGAGCCACCATCCCAAGCTGCTCATCGCCGCACACCCCACGCGGGGTGTCGACGTCGGCGCACAGGCGCAGATCTGGGACCAGATACGTGAGGCACGACGCGAGGGCCTGGCCGTGCTGCTGATCTCCGCCGACCTGGACGAGCTGATCGGGCTCTCCGACACTTTGCGCGTGATGTACCGCGGCCGCCTCGTCGCGGACGCCGACCCCGCCACCATCACTCCGGAGGAGTTGGGCTCCGCCATGACCGGCGCCGCCAGCGGCCATCTCGAAGGCTCCGACGACGGGGACGTTCAGGACTCGGTGCAGGACGCCGTTCCGGGACAGCGGGAAGGGGGTGCTGAGCGGTGA
- a CDS encoding BMP family lipoprotein: MRRVTKLAAAVTATAALALTATACGESSTDSAGKKDKGVGLAFDVGGRDDHSFNQAAARGVDKAKKDLGVKFKEMTASNDETEADREQRITSLAEAGFNPVIGVGFDYGKSINKVAKKFPKTTFGVVDSPSEGKNVAGLVFAEHEASYLAGVAAAKKTKTKEVGFIGGVNNALIQKFQAGFEQGVKETDPKVKVTSQYLYPTNTKGFNDPAAAKDKAKGMLESGNDVIYSAAGQSGVGSIEEISKQKGAWAIGVDSDQYTQPGLSKYKDAILTSAVKNVDVAVYDLIKSVEDKKPMKGTTAFDLKEDGVSLATSGGFIDDIQSDIDKAKKEIIDGKIKVKDTP; this comes from the coding sequence TTGCGCAGGGTAACCAAGCTTGCAGCCGCGGTCACCGCTACCGCGGCCCTCGCCCTGACCGCCACCGCGTGCGGTGAGAGTTCTACAGATTCCGCCGGCAAGAAGGACAAGGGAGTCGGCCTGGCCTTCGACGTCGGCGGCCGTGACGACCACTCCTTCAACCAGGCGGCGGCGCGTGGCGTCGACAAGGCCAAGAAGGACTTGGGCGTCAAGTTCAAGGAGATGACTGCCAGCAACGACGAGACCGAGGCGGACCGCGAGCAGCGCATAACCTCGCTCGCGGAGGCCGGGTTCAACCCGGTCATCGGCGTCGGCTTCGACTACGGCAAGTCGATCAACAAGGTCGCCAAGAAGTTCCCGAAGACCACCTTCGGTGTCGTCGACTCCCCGTCGGAGGGGAAGAACGTCGCCGGTCTCGTCTTCGCCGAGCACGAGGCGTCCTACCTCGCGGGCGTCGCCGCGGCGAAGAAGACCAAGACCAAGGAGGTCGGCTTCATCGGCGGCGTCAACAACGCGCTGATCCAGAAGTTCCAGGCGGGCTTCGAGCAGGGCGTGAAGGAGACCGACCCGAAGGTCAAGGTCACTTCGCAGTACCTGTACCCGACGAACACCAAGGGCTTCAACGACCCGGCGGCCGCCAAGGACAAGGCCAAGGGCATGCTCGAGTCCGGCAACGACGTGATCTACTCCGCCGCGGGCCAGTCCGGTGTCGGCTCGATCGAGGAGATCAGCAAGCAGAAGGGTGCCTGGGCGATCGGAGTGGACTCCGACCAGTACACCCAGCCCGGTCTGTCGAAGTACAAGGACGCGATCCTCACCTCCGCCGTCAAGAACGTGGACGTCGCCGTCTACGACCTGATCAAGAGCGTCGAGGACAAGAAGCCCATGAAGGGCACCACCGCCTTCGACCTGAAGGAGGACGGCGTCTCGCTGGCCACCTCCGGGGGCTTCATCGATGACATCCAGAGCGACATCGACAAGGCCAAGAAGGAAATCATCGACGGCAAGATCAAGGTCAAGGACACCCCGTGA
- a CDS encoding amidohydrolase has translation MNRVLSPEPEVDPTGEAAVEAALLGVVPELPGRLSDELREELVAFRRDLHMHPELGNQEFRTTAAIKARLEQAGLRPRTLPMGTGLICDIHPGLAERWDGVRPMLALRADIDALPIPDTKSVPYRSTVPDRAHACGHDVHTTVVLGAGFVLAELARAGHLTRSVRLLFQPAEEVLPGGATDAIDGGALDGVGRILAVHCDPRVDAGRIGLRPGPITSACDRVEVSLSGPGGHTARPHLTTDLVTAAAKLVTEVPALLSRRVDARAGMALTWGRIESGHACNVVPQRAELSGTLRCLDLAAWRDAPDLVHAAIDETATLHRAKSEITYVRGVPPVVNEAGTTELLRTAMTARRGSPTVEDTEQSLGGEDFSWYLEHVPGAMARLGVRPPGDRHPRDLHQGDFDVDEAAITVGVELFTAAALLDTPPPA, from the coding sequence ATGAACAGAGTCCTGTCCCCCGAGCCGGAGGTGGACCCGACCGGCGAAGCAGCAGTCGAAGCAGCCCTGCTGGGCGTGGTGCCCGAGCTGCCCGGCAGACTTTCCGACGAGCTTCGCGAGGAACTCGTCGCGTTCCGGCGCGACCTGCACATGCACCCGGAACTCGGCAACCAGGAGTTCCGCACGACGGCCGCGATCAAGGCCCGCCTGGAGCAGGCCGGTCTGCGGCCCCGGACCCTGCCGATGGGCACCGGCCTCATCTGCGACATCCACCCCGGCCTCGCCGAGCGATGGGACGGCGTCCGCCCGATGCTGGCGCTGCGCGCGGACATCGACGCGCTCCCGATCCCGGACACCAAGTCCGTCCCGTACCGGTCGACAGTCCCCGACCGCGCGCACGCCTGCGGCCACGACGTGCACACCACCGTCGTGCTCGGCGCGGGGTTCGTCCTCGCGGAACTGGCCCGCGCGGGCCACCTGACGCGTTCCGTACGGCTCCTGTTCCAGCCCGCCGAGGAAGTCCTGCCGGGCGGGGCCACCGACGCGATCGACGGCGGGGCGCTCGACGGCGTCGGCCGGATCCTCGCCGTCCACTGCGACCCGCGCGTCGACGCCGGCCGTATCGGGCTGCGCCCCGGCCCCATCACCTCCGCGTGCGACCGCGTCGAGGTGAGCCTCAGCGGGCCCGGCGGCCACACCGCGCGGCCACATCTGACCACCGACCTGGTCACGGCGGCCGCGAAGCTCGTCACCGAGGTGCCCGCGCTGCTCTCCCGCCGCGTGGATGCCCGCGCCGGCATGGCCCTCACGTGGGGACGGATCGAATCCGGCCACGCCTGCAACGTCGTGCCGCAGCGGGCGGAGCTCTCCGGCACCCTGCGCTGCCTGGACCTCGCAGCCTGGCGGGACGCGCCCGACCTCGTGCACGCCGCCATCGACGAGACGGCCACGCTGCACCGCGCCAAGTCGGAGATCACGTACGTGCGGGGTGTGCCACCGGTCGTCAACGAGGCAGGCACGACTGAGCTGTTGCGTACGGCGATGACGGCGCGGCGCGGCTCGCCCACGGTCGAGGACACCGAACAGAGCCTGGGCGGCGAGGACTTCTCCTGGTACCTGGAGCATGTCCCCGGCGCGATGGCCCGCCTCGGCGTCCGGCCCCCCGGGGACCGGCACCCGCGGGACCTTCACCAGGGCGACTTCGACGTGGACGAGGCGGCGATCACGGTCGGCGTCGAACTCTTCACGGCGGCAGCCCTCCTGGACACCCCACCCCCGGCGTAA
- a CDS encoding N-acetylneuraminate synthase family protein, producing MSTNRLRSLGDKTVGPGQPVYVTGEIGINHNGELENAFALIDAAAEAGCDAVKFQKRTPEVCTPRDQWDVERDTPWGRMTYIDYRHRVEFDEDGYRAIDEHCKKRGIDWFASPWDVESVAFLEKFGVPCYKVASASLTDDELLRAMRATGRTVILSTGMSTPKQIRHAVEVLGSANIVLCHATSTYPAQAGELNLRMIHTLEREFPNVPIGYSGHETGLQTTLAAVALGAAFVERHITLDRAMWGSDQAASVEPGGLQRLVRDIRTIEDSLGDGVKKVYESELKPMEKLRRVKGVVAEAEEAGADGAEREPAAV from the coding sequence ATGAGCACCAACCGTCTGCGCAGCCTCGGTGACAAGACCGTCGGCCCCGGACAGCCCGTATACGTCACCGGCGAGATCGGCATCAACCACAACGGCGAGCTCGAGAACGCATTCGCGCTCATCGACGCCGCCGCCGAGGCCGGCTGCGACGCCGTGAAGTTCCAGAAGCGCACCCCCGAGGTGTGCACCCCGCGCGACCAGTGGGACGTCGAGCGCGACACCCCCTGGGGCCGCATGACCTACATCGACTACCGGCACCGCGTCGAGTTCGACGAGGACGGCTACCGGGCCATCGACGAGCACTGCAAGAAGCGCGGCATCGACTGGTTCGCCTCGCCGTGGGACGTGGAGTCCGTCGCCTTCCTCGAGAAGTTCGGCGTGCCCTGCTACAAGGTGGCCTCCGCGTCGCTCACCGACGACGAGCTGCTGCGCGCGATGCGCGCCACCGGCCGCACCGTGATCCTCTCCACGGGGATGTCCACCCCGAAGCAGATCCGGCACGCGGTGGAGGTGCTCGGCAGCGCCAACATCGTGCTCTGCCACGCCACTTCGACGTACCCCGCACAGGCGGGCGAGCTGAACCTGCGCATGATCCACACCCTGGAGCGCGAGTTCCCGAACGTGCCCATCGGCTACAGCGGCCACGAGACCGGTCTGCAGACCACTCTCGCCGCGGTGGCCCTCGGCGCCGCTTTCGTGGAGCGGCACATCACCCTCGACCGCGCCATGTGGGGCTCCGACCAGGCCGCGTCGGTCGAGCCGGGCGGCCTCCAGCGGCTGGTGCGCGACATCCGCACCATCGAGGACTCGCTGGGAGACGGCGTGAAGAAGGTCTACGAGAGCGAGCTGAAGCCCATGGAGAAGCTGCGCCGGGTCAAGGGCGTCGTCGCCGAGGCCGAGGAGGCTGGAGCCGACGGTGCCGAGCGTGAGCCGGCAGCAGTCTGA
- a CDS encoding acylneuraminate cytidylyltransferase → MTELSATGPGTNAATARARRVLAVIPARGGSKGVPAKNLATVGGEPLVARAVRACLAADLVTDVAVSTDDSDIAAAARSAGAQVVERPGEIAGDTATSEAAVLHAVDICESRSGVPVDAVLLVQCTSPFITRDDIDAVAGAVVEGGADSALTVAPFHGFIWRDGPDAGGTAGSADAADAASGGSSAEATGGFGVNHDKAFRPRRQDRPQDLLETGAAYAMDAAGFRKAGHRFFGRTEPVRTDPARVLEIDDPHDLARARALAPLLDAARPRVLPAREDVDAVVLDFDGTQTDDRVLIDSEGRELVAVHRGDGLGIAALRRDGLELLILSTEENPVVAARARKLRIPVLHGIDRKDLALKQWCEEKGIGPERVLYVGNDVNDLPCFNLVGWPVAVAGAHEVVREAARAITSTPGGEGAIREIASWLLGPSL, encoded by the coding sequence ATGACCGAGCTGTCCGCGACAGGACCCGGGACGAACGCCGCCACGGCACGCGCCCGCCGCGTCCTCGCAGTGATCCCCGCACGCGGCGGGTCGAAGGGCGTGCCCGCGAAGAACCTCGCCACCGTGGGCGGCGAGCCGCTGGTGGCCAGGGCCGTACGGGCGTGCCTCGCAGCGGACCTGGTGACGGACGTGGCCGTGTCCACCGACGACTCGGACATCGCCGCCGCCGCACGCTCGGCCGGCGCCCAGGTGGTGGAGCGGCCCGGTGAGATAGCGGGAGACACCGCGACCAGCGAGGCCGCGGTCCTGCACGCCGTCGACATCTGCGAGTCCCGCTCCGGAGTCCCCGTCGACGCGGTGCTGCTCGTGCAGTGCACGAGCCCGTTCATCACCCGTGACGACATCGACGCGGTGGCCGGAGCGGTCGTCGAGGGCGGCGCGGACAGCGCCCTGACCGTCGCCCCCTTCCACGGCTTCATCTGGCGCGACGGCCCGGACGCGGGGGGCACCGCCGGCAGCGCGGACGCCGCGGACGCGGCTTCCGGCGGCAGCTCCGCCGAGGCCACCGGCGGCTTCGGCGTCAACCACGACAAGGCCTTCCGGCCGCGCCGCCAGGACCGCCCGCAGGACCTGCTGGAGACCGGCGCCGCGTACGCCATGGACGCCGCCGGCTTCCGCAAGGCCGGACACCGCTTCTTCGGACGCACCGAGCCGGTCCGTACGGACCCCGCCCGCGTCCTGGAGATCGACGACCCGCACGACCTCGCCCGCGCCCGCGCGCTCGCGCCGCTGCTCGACGCGGCGCGCCCCCGCGTGCTGCCGGCCCGCGAGGACGTGGACGCGGTCGTGCTCGACTTCGACGGCACCCAGACGGACGACAGGGTGCTGATCGACTCCGAGGGACGGGAACTGGTCGCCGTGCACCGCGGCGACGGCCTCGGCATCGCCGCGCTCCGACGCGACGGTCTGGAGCTGCTGATCCTCTCCACGGAGGAGAACCCGGTCGTCGCCGCACGGGCCCGCAAGCTGCGGATCCCCGTACTCCACGGCATCGACCGCAAGGACCTCGCACTCAAGCAGTGGTGCGAGGAGAAGGGCATCGGCCCTGAGCGCGTGCTCTACGTCGGCAACGACGTCAACGACCTTCCCTGCTTCAACCTCGTGGGCTGGCCCGTGGCCGTCGCGGGCGCGCACGAGGTCGTACGCGAGGCAGCACGCGCGATCACTTCGACGCCGGGGGGCGAGGGCGCGATCCGCGAGATCGCCTCATGGCTCCTCGGGCCGTCCCTGTAA